A section of the Kribbella sp. HUAS MG21 genome encodes:
- a CDS encoding SRPBCC domain-containing protein: MTTFTPADHLGAVARAITTTVRDGREMRLLRVSRSYDATPEEVWAALTDRERVPRWLMPIEGDLRVGGRFQLEGNAGGEILACTPPKALQVTWEYGGQSSWVDAALEPVDDGTRLVLEHAAPVEPPELWEEFGPGAVGLGWELMLMGLAEHLADPTFTPPSPDTAPSPDIVDYLTASSHGWAEADASSGTDPAQARAAAERCLTAYTTVPEDPGA; encoded by the coding sequence ATGACAACCTTCACACCCGCCGATCATCTGGGCGCGGTGGCACGCGCGATCACCACGACGGTCCGGGACGGCCGGGAAATGCGGCTGCTTCGGGTGAGTCGCTCGTACGACGCGACGCCCGAGGAGGTCTGGGCCGCACTGACCGACCGCGAGCGCGTCCCCCGCTGGCTGATGCCGATCGAAGGCGACCTCCGGGTGGGTGGTCGTTTCCAGCTCGAGGGCAACGCGGGCGGGGAGATTCTCGCGTGCACTCCGCCCAAGGCACTCCAGGTCACCTGGGAGTACGGCGGCCAGTCGAGCTGGGTCGATGCCGCTCTGGAGCCTGTCGACGACGGCACGCGCCTGGTCCTGGAGCATGCCGCACCCGTCGAACCGCCGGAGCTGTGGGAGGAGTTCGGCCCGGGCGCAGTCGGCCTCGGGTGGGAACTCATGCTGATGGGCCTGGCCGAGCACCTCGCCGACCCCACCTTCACGCCCCCGTCCCCCGACACGGCGCCGAGCCCCGACATCGTCGATTACCTGACCGCGAGCAGCCACGGCTGGGCGGAGGCGGACGCGAGTTCAGGCACCGACCCCGCGCAGGCCCGGGCCGCCGCCGAGCGCTGCCTCACGGCGTACACGACGGTGCCGGAGGACCCCGGCGCCTGA
- a CDS encoding DUF1707 and DUF4870 domain-containing protein, with amino-acid sequence MSTSELLVTPAQRDRAVEILKEMYADGRLDHMEFDTRLELALKARTRAELNSTFDGLVSRPVPTYAPAAFTRPAPLQTYRGDGRGMGTVAHWLGYPTSFVGPALVVATSGQKNPAVRRHAVEALNFQLTAFGAFALLGIMTGITDGFLGFLFPILGILWFLLTGIGGLATAAGSKFRYPFTLRLIK; translated from the coding sequence ATGTCCACTTCAGAGCTGCTGGTGACTCCGGCCCAACGGGATCGGGCCGTCGAGATCCTGAAAGAAATGTACGCCGACGGTCGCCTGGACCACATGGAGTTCGACACCCGTCTCGAGCTGGCGCTCAAGGCGCGGACCCGGGCCGAACTCAACAGCACGTTCGACGGGCTCGTCTCCCGGCCGGTGCCGACGTACGCGCCCGCGGCCTTCACGCGCCCGGCGCCGCTGCAGACCTACCGCGGTGACGGGCGGGGGATGGGCACGGTCGCGCACTGGCTCGGGTACCCGACGTCGTTCGTCGGCCCGGCCCTGGTCGTCGCCACCTCCGGCCAGAAGAATCCCGCCGTACGCCGGCACGCCGTGGAGGCGCTGAACTTCCAGCTGACCGCGTTCGGGGCGTTCGCGCTGCTCGGGATCATGACCGGAATCACCGACGGGTTCCTCGGGTTCCTGTTCCCGATCCTCGGGATCCTGTGGTTCCTGCTGACCGGGATCGGCGGCCTGGCCACCGCGGCGGGCAGCAAGTTCCGCTATCCGTTCACGCTGCGCCTGATCAAGTAG
- the smpB gene encoding SsrA-binding protein SmpB: MVKQSGREKPIAQNRKARHDYHIDDVVEAGLVLTGTEVKSLRQGRASLVDAFAAVRGNELWLQGMHIPEYKHGTWTNHEPRRTRKLLLHKDEVQKLIRAVEQQGVSLIPLSLYFKDGYAKVELATGRGKKDYDKRHALAERQANREAQRALSERRRG; the protein is encoded by the coding sequence ATGGTGAAACAGTCCGGCCGGGAGAAGCCGATCGCGCAGAACCGTAAGGCGCGACACGACTACCACATCGACGACGTGGTGGAGGCCGGGCTGGTGCTGACCGGGACGGAGGTCAAGTCCCTGCGGCAGGGCCGGGCCTCCCTCGTCGACGCGTTCGCGGCCGTCCGTGGCAACGAGTTGTGGCTGCAGGGCATGCACATTCCGGAGTACAAGCACGGCACCTGGACGAACCACGAGCCCCGCCGCACCCGCAAGCTGCTGCTGCACAAGGACGAGGTCCAGAAACTGATCCGCGCCGTCGAGCAGCAGGGTGTCTCGCTGATCCCGCTGTCGCTGTACTTCAAGGACGGGTACGCCAAGGTCGAGCTCGCCACCGGGCGGGGCAAGAAGGACTACGACAAGCGGCACGCCCTCGCCGAGCGCCAGGCCAACCGCGAGGCCCAGCGCGCGCTCTCGGAGCGCCGCCGGGGCTAG
- a CDS encoding M23 family metallopeptidase — protein MVPHFPGANPRARGSIKRDDSTGTSAAPYPRSRTRPPGRQTVVAACCLVLSLSAGVLAAVPSAPSAEAKPPDPAAKKKQLDSQINQSKADLAEASDQLGKSVAAYNQAAAKYQAVQVRYAAAQGQLAAAKAADAVAAGKLAAAEAALSTAVSDVEAGEKLIAEKRAVAGRAVRSAYQQQNSLVGLSIALRGAAPADIATGMQVQRNVFGIQGNAISNLNNAQAQLASKRVKVAAAEKAAEAARAEAAATVQRVTALTKQVAADRAEAAAIAKVKLTAFKAAEKEKNTEQAQYNALLRERTRVEQLLIARAKAEKAAAARRKAAAEKAEREKARRENRKPRVIPDDPPADDGGRLSYPVSSYITSPYGMRFHPVLHYWKLHDGTDFRAPCGVPIRAAASGVVTDKYYNGGYGNRLFISHGVIDGSSITTVYNHLSRYKARSGERVRKGEIIGYSGTTGYSTGCHLHFMVYQDGRVVNPMKWL, from the coding sequence GTGGTCCCGCACTTCCCCGGTGCGAACCCGCGTGCGCGGGGGAGCATCAAGCGAGACGACAGCACCGGCACCTCCGCCGCGCCGTACCCGCGATCACGCACGCGACCGCCGGGCCGGCAGACGGTGGTTGCCGCTTGCTGCCTTGTCCTGTCCCTGTCCGCCGGCGTCCTGGCCGCGGTTCCGTCCGCTCCGTCCGCGGAGGCGAAACCGCCGGATCCAGCCGCCAAGAAGAAGCAACTCGACTCGCAGATCAACCAGTCCAAGGCTGATCTCGCCGAGGCCTCCGACCAGCTCGGCAAGTCCGTTGCCGCGTACAACCAGGCCGCCGCGAAGTACCAGGCCGTGCAGGTCCGGTACGCCGCCGCGCAGGGGCAGCTCGCCGCCGCGAAGGCCGCCGACGCGGTCGCCGCGGGCAAGCTCGCCGCGGCCGAGGCGGCGTTGTCGACGGCGGTCTCCGACGTCGAGGCCGGCGAGAAGCTGATCGCGGAGAAGCGGGCCGTGGCGGGTCGCGCCGTACGGTCGGCGTACCAGCAGCAGAACAGCCTGGTCGGGCTGTCGATCGCGCTGCGCGGCGCCGCGCCCGCCGACATCGCCACCGGGATGCAGGTCCAGCGGAACGTGTTCGGCATCCAGGGCAACGCGATCTCGAACCTGAACAACGCCCAGGCGCAGCTCGCCAGCAAGCGGGTCAAGGTGGCCGCCGCGGAGAAGGCCGCCGAGGCCGCGCGCGCCGAGGCCGCCGCGACGGTCCAGCGGGTCACCGCGCTGACCAAGCAGGTCGCGGCGGACCGGGCCGAGGCGGCGGCGATCGCGAAGGTCAAGCTGACCGCGTTCAAGGCCGCCGAGAAGGAGAAGAACACGGAGCAGGCGCAGTACAACGCGCTGCTGCGGGAGCGGACCCGGGTCGAGCAGCTGCTGATCGCGCGGGCCAAGGCCGAGAAGGCGGCCGCGGCGCGCCGGAAGGCGGCGGCGGAGAAGGCCGAGCGCGAGAAGGCCCGCCGGGAGAACCGGAAGCCCCGCGTCATCCCGGACGATCCGCCGGCCGACGACGGCGGCAGGCTCAGCTACCCGGTGAGCAGCTACATCACCTCGCCGTACGGGATGCGGTTCCACCCGGTCCTGCACTACTGGAAGCTGCACGACGGCACCGACTTCCGCGCGCCGTGCGGCGTACCGATCCGGGCCGCGGCGAGCGGTGTGGTGACGGACAAGTACTACAACGGCGGTTACGGCAACCGGCTGTTCATCTCGCACGGAGTGATCGACGGCTCGTCGATCACGACCGTCTACAACCACCTGTCGCGCTACAAGGCGCGGTCCGGCGAGCGCGTCCGCAAGGGCGAGATCATCGGCTACTCCGGTACGACGGGCTACTCGACCGGCTGCCACCTGCACTTCATGGTGTACCAGGACGGGCGCGTGGTTAATCCGATGAAGTGGCTCTGA
- the ftsX gene encoding permease-like cell division protein FtsX translates to MRLNYILSDLGIGLKRNLSMTIAVVVTIWVSLALFGSALLAQQQVELMKGNWYDKIQISVFLCTKDSGGRGCSGAEVTQEQKNRIQQVIQSNPDTAPDGVFSESKKEAFESFKKLYKDSPIVSTVTEDQMQESFRVKLKDPQRYQNLVSAVAGLPGVDTVQDLRQYLDPLFKALNGLQIGALIAAALLLAAALMQIFNTIRLAAYARRREIGIMRLVGASNFYIQLPFLLEAVLAALIGAVLACGTLWLGVYLVVMQRAQETFRVWQWVGTTETFRAMIYMVVVGVILAVIPTFLTTRKYLKV, encoded by the coding sequence ATGCGCCTGAACTACATCCTCTCCGACCTCGGGATCGGCCTGAAGCGGAACCTCTCGATGACGATCGCGGTCGTCGTCACGATCTGGGTCTCGCTGGCGCTGTTCGGCAGCGCGCTGCTCGCGCAGCAGCAGGTCGAGCTGATGAAGGGCAACTGGTACGACAAGATCCAGATCTCGGTGTTCCTCTGCACCAAGGACTCCGGCGGCCGCGGCTGCTCCGGGGCCGAGGTGACCCAGGAGCAGAAGAACCGGATCCAGCAGGTCATCCAGTCGAACCCGGACACCGCGCCCGACGGCGTGTTCTCGGAGTCGAAGAAGGAAGCGTTCGAGTCGTTCAAGAAGCTGTACAAGGACTCGCCGATCGTCAGCACGGTCACCGAGGACCAGATGCAGGAGTCGTTCCGGGTCAAGCTCAAGGACCCGCAGCGCTACCAGAACCTGGTCAGCGCGGTCGCCGGCCTGCCCGGCGTCGACACCGTGCAGGATCTCCGGCAGTACCTCGATCCGCTGTTCAAGGCGCTCAACGGCCTGCAGATCGGGGCCCTGATCGCGGCCGCGCTGCTGCTGGCCGCGGCCCTGATGCAGATCTTCAACACGATCCGGCTGGCGGCGTACGCCCGGAGACGGGAGATCGGCATCATGCGCCTGGTCGGCGCGTCGAACTTCTATATCCAGCTACCGTTCTTGTTAGAGGCGGTGCTGGCCGCGCTGATCGGCGCGGTCCTGGCCTGCGGCACGTTGTGGCTCGGGGTGTACCTCGTGGTCATGCAGCGGGCCCAGGAGACGTTCCGGGTCTGGCAGTGGGTCGGCACCACCGAGACGTTCCGCGCGATGATCTACATGGTCGTCGTCGGCGTCATCCTCGCCGTGATCCCGACATTCCTGACAACGCGGAAATACCTCAAAGTCTGA
- the ftsE gene encoding cell division ATP-binding protein FtsE: MIRFENVSKTYEGQSRAALLNVNVDIEKGEFVFLVGTSGSGKSTFLRLVLREQRTSKGHIMVAGKDLNRLASWRIPQMRRQIGTVFQDFRLLPNKTVAENVAFALQVIGKPRSHIRKTVPEVLELVGLDGKEDRLPDELSGGEQQRVAIARAFVNRPMILIADEPTGNLDPGTSVGIMKLLDRINRTGTTVVMATHDVSIVDQMRKRVIELENGHVVRDESRGVYGYQH; encoded by the coding sequence GTGATCCGCTTCGAGAATGTGTCCAAGACGTACGAGGGCCAGTCCAGGGCCGCTCTGCTGAACGTCAACGTCGATATCGAGAAAGGCGAGTTCGTCTTCCTGGTCGGTACCTCCGGGTCCGGCAAGTCGACGTTCCTTCGTCTGGTACTGCGCGAGCAGCGGACGTCCAAGGGTCACATCATGGTGGCCGGCAAGGACCTGAACCGGCTCGCGAGCTGGCGGATCCCGCAGATGCGCCGCCAGATCGGCACCGTGTTCCAGGACTTCCGGCTGCTGCCGAACAAGACCGTGGCGGAGAACGTGGCGTTCGCCCTGCAGGTGATCGGCAAGCCGCGCTCGCACATCCGCAAGACGGTCCCCGAGGTCCTCGAGCTGGTCGGGCTGGACGGCAAGGAGGACCGGCTCCCGGACGAGCTGTCCGGCGGTGAGCAGCAGCGCGTGGCGATCGCTCGTGCGTTCGTGAACCGGCCGATGATCCTGATCGCCGACGAGCCGACCGGAAACCTCGACCCCGGCACGTCGGTCGGCATCATGAAGCTCCTGGACCGGATCAACCGCACCGGGACGACGGTCGTGATGGCCACCCACGACGTGTCGATCGTCGACCAGATGCGCAAGCGCGTGATCGAGCTGGAGAACGGTCACGTCGTCCGCGACGAGTCGCGCGGCGTCTACGGCTACCAGCACTGA